The following proteins are encoded in a genomic region of Planctomycetaceae bacterium:
- a CDS encoding FG-GAP-like repeat-containing protein produces the protein MPAREDGILLDNVSGDIWSSKAASSLALNQNGDPVTSAISIEGGDGDVTISATVVNSTGRSAFITGRTGGEIHLVTPIQHDVDGTSAIVIEDNLAGSTTFWRPLDIHSGSAAAVVESNNADHVVTFLTEGVPQGPLNTAVTFVDSGQLIGNLGNSASYEAIGVALGDLDGDGDLDAYVVNRNHALDGEGPDTGEPDRIYLNNGGIFTDSGQTLGNAIGGQVKLADFDNDGDLDAFVGNFGANQLWLNDGSGTFTDSGQTLGDGLSIDLAIGDVDGDGDLDAVVANFSDGGTPGGEVWVNQGLHTGTFVNSATTAWDTISAFGVALGDVDGDGDLDVFVSQGVNSAGHAGDEKLLLNQGDGTFIDSGQSLGASHSFGVVLEDFDSDGDLDAFVTGAREFPPGEELDGVRDPNRYFVNLGGAQGGTAGVFGSPVLIYNDNQDQARVAAADFDGDGDIDVFVANVKDTLETQDDGRNRVYVNQGGRQGGIEGTFADNGQQLGNSHSVGVAVGDVDGDGRIDAFVSNAGSPSRVWLNTSEVETYRTIDASPFERIEPLGSLVSVSGTEVAIAAGETVEFVVDVNDSQTLVGFVDSNSPTAAFTMELMGVSGVITGAAEGFVTMPLQQIVNDGTYTIRVTSNTATDIELVLILNAEFEADQSPSAPPQPIDAAFNGGASAGRWAAVGVTFPEAGPNDVDEFSVDLTGHVGHNIDVIVTGFEGQHFEDQTLELIAPDGTTVLATGTATPVGGTSAINFDLGILSFEVPADGVYTARITAPFDDVAYTLLVSYGLTFDTEPNNDRVNDSLRTIVPNDSALGYLDAASDADDFFEIELTAGAVVTLTTDFAQEAEFSPVNTLDPELEVFAPDSTSLISDQNSAGGVAAEVTFTAAETGKYVVRMKATSGSGEYLLRTDVSVPPALAVSIVDDSFSEAGGTAATTATVSRTGDTTAAVTVTLVSNDTTEATVIGSVTIAAGETTSAAFDISAVDDLVVDGTQTITIIASAAGHIDGADTVDVTDDDIAALTLTIADDSISEAGGTAATTATVTRNSDTTSALTVNLLSSDTTEATVVATVTIAAGQTTSDPFNIDAADDDEVDGTQTITITASGAGHTDGTDTVGVTDDDVARPAAPTVTGPSGTVGSTLPTFTWTAVHTATSYRLYVQLLGGDSNPVIDETISGTAFTASTALEPGQYRTWIQAFDANGVASAWSHVLFSISLAPVIHDLPLHGTTDTPTVTWNAIGGAAVYRVYIRNTTIGGSPIDEIVSTESFTPSTGLSFGRHELWVRAILVGGLQGPWSRRAEYHIGPQPIGPTGATLDARPRFEWSAINGAASYHLFVRGPGGVVINESGLTGTSFTPATDLVGGDYRWWLKPATANGKFGAWSEAAEFSTGGRTKVTIPACVTSGDPEITWPEVPGAQSYEIYLHKIGTPGAFLNRTGLTAGWYASPILEDGDYKVWIRTTLADGSRVWGGAVSFTVERPESVLSALPIGPVGPGFDTTPEFTWQAASEAVSYDIFLHDGNSVHFITGQTGTSFTLTIERSGEFTWAVRGVDSSGAPGPWSLPVAFNTNARVTLLTPGDSTSDTTPAITWTAVPGAVRYVIQVNNLTTSTTKVIYDENVTEASFTPATPLPAGEYRVWIRAISSDTFGSWSRSLDFTIVVAVDHDSDDADAGMFAALEIPATGSGEADVRVSIHRKVASSDASARPDEIRREDHGEAKVDDVVTATEQHAELDAQFEHAGQWLDAA, from the coding sequence TTGCCAGCCCGCGAAGACGGCATTCTGCTGGACAACGTCAGCGGTGACATCTGGTCATCGAAAGCGGCATCATCTTTGGCACTAAATCAGAACGGCGATCCCGTCACGTCGGCGATTTCCATCGAAGGCGGCGACGGCGATGTGACCATCTCCGCCACGGTCGTGAATTCCACCGGCCGCAGTGCGTTCATCACTGGTCGCACGGGAGGCGAGATTCACCTGGTGACTCCGATTCAACACGATGTCGACGGCACCAGCGCGATTGTGATCGAAGACAATCTCGCCGGCAGCACCACGTTCTGGCGACCGCTGGACATTCATAGCGGCTCGGCGGCGGCCGTTGTGGAAAGCAACAACGCTGATCACGTGGTCACGTTTCTGACGGAAGGAGTTCCGCAGGGGCCACTGAATACTGCAGTCACGTTCGTCGACAGCGGCCAACTGATCGGCAACCTCGGGAATAGCGCGAGCTACGAAGCGATCGGCGTTGCTCTGGGAGATCTCGACGGAGACGGTGATCTGGATGCGTATGTGGTGAATCGGAATCATGCACTGGACGGCGAAGGTCCGGACACGGGTGAGCCGGATCGAATCTATCTGAACAACGGCGGCATCTTTACTGACAGTGGCCAGACGCTCGGGAACGCAATCGGTGGTCAGGTGAAGCTCGCCGACTTCGATAACGATGGCGACCTGGATGCATTCGTCGGCAACTTCGGGGCGAATCAACTGTGGCTGAACGATGGCAGCGGCACGTTTACCGATAGCGGCCAGACTCTGGGCGACGGCCTGTCGATTGATCTGGCGATCGGTGATGTCGACGGTGACGGTGATCTTGACGCCGTGGTTGCGAACTTCAGCGATGGCGGCACTCCCGGCGGTGAAGTCTGGGTCAATCAGGGACTACACACCGGAACGTTTGTGAATTCGGCGACCACCGCATGGGACACGATCTCCGCGTTCGGTGTCGCTCTGGGTGACGTCGACGGAGACGGCGATCTTGATGTGTTCGTGTCTCAGGGTGTGAATTCGGCGGGTCATGCGGGCGACGAAAAGCTGCTGCTGAATCAGGGCGATGGCACTTTCATTGACAGCGGACAATCTCTGGGAGCGTCGCACAGCTTCGGAGTCGTCCTTGAAGACTTCGACAGCGATGGAGACCTGGACGCCTTCGTGACCGGCGCGCGCGAGTTTCCTCCGGGAGAAGAACTTGACGGCGTCCGTGATCCTAATCGGTATTTCGTCAACCTCGGTGGCGCTCAGGGAGGAACGGCAGGCGTGTTCGGTTCTCCCGTTCTGATCTACAACGACAATCAGGATCAGGCTCGAGTCGCCGCGGCGGACTTTGACGGTGACGGTGATATCGATGTGTTCGTGGCCAACGTCAAGGACACACTGGAAACCCAGGATGACGGACGAAATCGCGTCTATGTGAATCAGGGCGGTCGGCAGGGAGGAATCGAAGGCACGTTTGCTGACAACGGACAGCAACTCGGCAATTCGCACTCCGTCGGAGTCGCCGTAGGTGATGTGGACGGTGACGGCAGAATTGATGCATTCGTGTCCAACGCCGGAAGTCCCAGCCGGGTCTGGCTGAATACCTCGGAAGTGGAAACCTACCGCACGATCGACGCGTCACCGTTTGAACGGATCGAACCGCTCGGCAGCCTGGTTTCGGTCAGCGGGACGGAGGTGGCCATTGCAGCGGGCGAAACCGTGGAATTCGTCGTCGATGTCAATGATTCTCAGACACTGGTCGGCTTTGTCGACAGCAACAGCCCGACCGCCGCGTTCACGATGGAACTGATGGGCGTTTCCGGAGTGATCACGGGAGCTGCCGAAGGTTTCGTGACGATGCCGTTGCAGCAGATTGTGAATGATGGCACGTACACGATCCGAGTCACCAGCAACACCGCGACGGACATCGAACTGGTGCTGATTTTGAACGCGGAATTCGAAGCCGATCAATCGCCCTCGGCTCCTCCGCAACCGATTGACGCTGCGTTCAACGGCGGCGCCAGCGCTGGTCGCTGGGCGGCAGTGGGAGTCACGTTTCCGGAAGCGGGGCCAAACGATGTCGATGAATTCAGCGTCGATCTGACCGGCCACGTCGGTCACAATATCGATGTGATCGTGACGGGCTTCGAAGGTCAGCACTTCGAAGACCAGACGCTGGAACTGATTGCTCCGGACGGCACGACCGTGCTGGCAACCGGAACAGCAACTCCTGTCGGCGGTACCAGCGCGATCAACTTTGATCTGGGCATTCTGAGCTTCGAAGTTCCGGCGGATGGAGTCTACACCGCTCGCATCACCGCGCCGTTTGACGACGTCGCGTACACGCTGCTCGTGAGTTACGGGCTGACGTTCGACACGGAACCCAACAACGACCGCGTCAACGACAGTCTGCGAACCATCGTTCCGAACGACAGTGCACTCGGGTATCTGGACGCTGCATCAGATGCCGATGACTTTTTCGAAATCGAACTCACGGCCGGCGCGGTCGTCACACTGACCACCGACTTCGCTCAGGAAGCGGAGTTTTCGCCCGTCAATACGCTTGATCCGGAACTGGAAGTCTTCGCCCCGGACAGCACGTCGTTGATCAGCGATCAGAATTCCGCTGGCGGAGTCGCCGCCGAAGTCACATTCACCGCAGCCGAAACGGGAAAGTACGTTGTCCGCATGAAAGCCACGTCGGGCAGCGGCGAATACCTGCTGCGAACGGACGTTTCCGTGCCGCCGGCGCTGGCAGTCAGCATCGTCGACGATTCCTTCAGTGAAGCCGGCGGAACCGCCGCGACGACGGCCACGGTTTCTCGCACCGGCGACACGACCGCAGCCGTGACGGTAACACTGGTCAGCAACGATACGACCGAAGCGACAGTGATCGGATCCGTTACGATCGCCGCCGGTGAAACGACGTCCGCGGCATTCGACATCAGCGCGGTGGACGATCTCGTTGTGGATGGAACGCAAACGATCACGATCATCGCCAGCGCCGCCGGGCACATTGACGGCGCGGACACCGTTGACGTGACGGACGACGATATTGCCGCGCTTACGTTGACGATTGCCGATGATTCCATCAGCGAAGCCGGCGGAACGGCCGCGACGACAGCTACCGTCACTCGCAATTCAGACACGACCAGCGCGCTGACCGTCAACCTGCTCAGCAGCGACACGACCGAAGCCACCGTCGTCGCAACTGTGACGATTGCCGCTGGCCAGACCACGTCCGATCCGTTCAACATTGATGCCGCTGATGACGACGAAGTCGATGGCACGCAAACCATCACGATCACCGCCAGCGGCGCGGGTCACACCGACGGCACGGACACCGTTGGCGTGACGGACGACGATGTCGCTCGCCCCGCTGCTCCGACGGTCACGGGGCCGTCAGGAACAGTCGGATCAACGTTGCCGACGTTCACCTGGACCGCGGTTCACACGGCGACGTCATACCGCCTGTACGTCCAGCTCCTTGGAGGCGACAGCAACCCGGTGATCGATGAAACCATCAGCGGCACTGCGTTCACCGCCTCAACCGCTCTGGAACCCGGTCAGTATCGCACCTGGATTCAGGCGTTCGATGCCAACGGAGTCGCTTCGGCCTGGAGCCACGTCCTGTTCAGCATTTCGCTGGCTCCGGTGATCCATGATCTTCCGTTGCACGGCACGACGGACACGCCGACCGTGACGTGGAATGCGATCGGCGGAGCGGCCGTCTACCGCGTTTACATTCGCAACACGACCATCGGCGGCAGTCCGATTGATGAGATCGTCAGCACCGAGTCGTTCACGCCGTCGACAGGACTGTCATTTGGCCGGCATGAATTGTGGGTGCGAGCCATTCTGGTCGGAGGCTTGCAGGGACCGTGGTCGCGGCGCGCGGAATACCACATTGGACCACAGCCGATTGGTCCGACGGGAGCGACACTCGATGCGCGGCCGCGGTTTGAGTGGTCGGCAATCAACGGAGCCGCGTCTTATCATCTGTTCGTCCGCGGGCCGGGCGGTGTGGTCATCAACGAATCCGGATTGACCGGAACATCATTCACGCCCGCCACGGATCTTGTCGGCGGCGACTATCGCTGGTGGCTGAAGCCCGCGACGGCGAATGGAAAATTCGGAGCGTGGAGCGAAGCCGCTGAATTCAGTACCGGCGGCCGAACAAAAGTCACAATTCCGGCATGTGTCACCAGCGGTGATCCGGAAATCACCTGGCCGGAAGTTCCCGGAGCACAGTCGTACGAAATCTACCTCCACAAGATCGGGACGCCGGGAGCCTTCCTGAACCGAACCGGTCTTACGGCTGGCTGGTATGCGTCTCCGATTCTCGAAGACGGCGATTACAAGGTCTGGATTCGCACAACACTTGCCGACGGAAGTCGTGTCTGGGGCGGAGCCGTTTCGTTCACCGTCGAACGCCCGGAATCCGTCTTGAGTGCTCTTCCGATCGGCCCTGTCGGTCCGGGTTTCGACACGACTCCGGAGTTTACCTGGCAGGCCGCGAGCGAGGCTGTTTCTTACGACATCTTTCTGCACGACGGCAACAGCGTGCATTTCATCACCGGGCAAACAGGCACATCCTTCACACTCACGATCGAGCGATCCGGCGAATTCACGTGGGCGGTACGCGGAGTCGATTCGTCCGGGGCGCCCGGCCCGTGGAGTTTGCCGGTTGCGTTCAACACGAACGCTCGCGTGACACTGCTGACGCCGGGCGATTCAACGTCCGACACGACTCCCGCGATCACCTGGACCGCGGTTCCCGGAGCCGTCCGCTATGTGATTCAGGTCAACAACCTGACGACGTCGACAACGAAAGTGATCTACGACGAAAACGTAACAGAAGCATCGTTCACTCCGGCGACTCCACTGCCGGCTGGCGAATACCGAGTCTGGATCCGGGCGATCAGCAGTGACACATTCGGCAGTTGGAGCCGCAGCCTGGACTTCACCATTGTCGTGGCGGTTGACCACGATTCGGACGACGCAGACGCCGGAATGTTCGCAGCGCTGGAAATCCCCGCGACGGGGTCCGGCGAAGCTGACGTTCGAGTCTCGATACACAGGAAGGTTGCGTCTTCCGACGCGTCCGCGCGACCCGATGAAATTCGACGGGAAGATCACGGCGAAGCGAAAGTCGACGACGTCGTGACCGCGACGGAGCAGCACGCGGAACTCGATGCCCAGTTTGAACACGCCGGCCAATGGCTGGACGCTGCATGA